One genomic window of Fusarium keratoplasticum isolate Fu6.1 chromosome 3, whole genome shotgun sequence includes the following:
- a CDS encoding EST1-DNA-bind domain-containing protein, whose translation MDKITGKWQDYLNERFPQGKGGKSTIFKCPECSAEFEDAEAWRQHIASHPQHQQSQSAKKVNAFNQSAQALIETDADRDNRKGHVGETSVPNNIAKSDDTRGAKHQSPPPITSSHALASPSNNRSQAHNDSDQERPHQNTSKRRLRTPDDDPRSKTPSNEAQDTSRQTQGTTAAHQSSPQPRPDEDNTSVMIPQPETRPISQDQLVAEVKGIYAGLVMVETKCIEVDNAQSSNTKSKLNNDQWQALIALHRTLLHEHHDFFLASQHPSASPALRRLASKYAMPARMWRHGIHSFLELLRCRLPASLEHMLSFLYLAYSIVALLYETVPAFEDTWIECLGDLGRYRMAIEDNCIRDRETWTGVSRHWYSKASDKSPTTGRLYHHLAILARPNALQQLSYYTKSLCVLIPFPSARESIMTLFDPVLSKNPNRLAPIDAAFVRTHGILFSGKSKERLPESMDEFVGQLDSYIGRVTKRWLEAGYYIGISMGCSLLGYGAESNVLMRAMSQKPEDNDVAMDGSSIVEANPDEPFKQALDFAVRIIETVMRRWGDTNTLPFLHTVLVFMNHMTRFPGAISYLEGAFPWKLTALMLNSLLVSCEAGYEVHSDFRRPERELPRPLPEDFAMRGLIYSEDYFPSDWFKNNKIDEDEKYFELGSMVEERKDRILTLGCKIAASGSWLIWKPETRQFSVPAKYDVELEDILV comes from the exons ATGGACAAAATCACAGGGAAGTGGCAAGACTACCTTAATGAACGATTTCCCCAGGGTAAAGGAGGGAAGTCAACTATTTTCAAATGCCCTGAATGCAGCGCCGAGTtcgaagatgccgaggccTGGCGACAGCACATCGCATCACACCCCCAGCATCAACAAAGCCAGTCAGCGAAGAAGGTTAATGCCTTCAACCAGTCCGCTCAAGC GTTGATCGAGACCGATGCGGATCGAGATAACCGCAAGGGCCATGTGGGCGAAACCTCCGTGCCTAacaacatcgccaagtcTGACGACACTCGCGGAGCTAAGCACCAGTCTCCTCCACCGATCACAAGCTCTCATGCGCTAGCGAGTCCCTCAAACAACCGAAGTCAAGCTCACAACGACTCTGACCAAGAGAGGCCTCATCAAAACACGTCCAAACGGCGACTCCGGACGCCAGATGATGACCCACGCTCCAAGACCCCTTCAAATGAGGCTCAAGATACATCCAGACAAACCCAAGGGACGACTGCAGCGCACCAGAGTTCGCCTCAGCCTAGACCAGACGAGGACAATACATCCGTCATGATCCCCCAGCCAGAGACAAGGCCCATTTCTCAAGATCAATTAGTCGCGGAAGTCAAAGGTATATACGCCGGCCTTGTTATGGTTGAAACAAAATGCATAGAGGTCGACAATGCACAATCCTCCAACACCAAGTCTAAACTCAACAACGACCAGTGGCAAGCCCTGATCGCTCTGCACAGAACTTTGTTGCATGAGCATCACGACTTCTTCCTTGCCAGCCAGCACCCATCCGCTAGCCCTGCACTGCGACGACTGGCATCCAAATACGCTATGCCTGCCCGTATGTGGCGCCACGGCATCCATTCGTTTCTCGAACTCCTGAGATGTAGGCTGCCCGCGTCTTTGGAGCACATGCTTTCGTTTTTGTATCTGGCATACAGCATTGTCGCTCTCCTATACGAGACTGTGCCTGCCTTTGAGGATACTTGGATTGAGTGCTTGGGAGATTTGGGTCGATACAGaatggccatcgaggacaaCTGTATCCGGGACCGTGAGACCTGGACTGGCGTGAGTCGCCATTGGTACAGCAAGGCTTCTGACAAGTCTCCTACAACCGGACGGCTCTATCACCACCTTGCTATTCTTGCCAGGCCCAATGCCTTGCAGCAGCTTTCATACTATACAAAGTCGCTCTGTGTCTTGATCCCCTTTCCGAGCGCCCGGGAGAGCATCATGACCTTATTTGACCCAGTGTTGAGCAAGAACCCGAACCGCCTGGCGCCAATCGATGCAGCATTTGTGAGGACTCATGGCATTCTGTTCTCCGGCAAGTCCAAGGAGAGACTGCCAGAGTCGATGGACGAGTTCGTTGGGCAGCTGGATAGCTATATTGGACGCGTGACCAAGAGATGGCTGGAAGCAGG ATACTATATCGGTATTTCAATGGGTTGCTCTCTTCTTGGCTATGGTGCCGAGTCTAACGTGCTTATGCGGGCTATGTCACAAAAGCCTGAAGATAACGACGTTGCCATGGACGGAAGCTCTATCGTGGAGGCCAATCCGGATGAGCCGTTCAAGCAGGCCCTTGACTTCGCGGTCCGAATTATCGAGACGGTGATGCGACGATGGGGTGACACCAACACGCTCCCATTCCTGCACACCGTGCTGGTATTCATGAACCATATGACACGATTCCCAGGGGCCATTTCTTACCTTGAAGGAGCATTCCCATGGAAGCTGACAGCCTTGATGCTCAACTCCCTTCTGGTATCATGCGAGGCCGGCTACGAAGTGCACTCCGATTTCCGACGTCCTGAAAGGGAGTTGCCGCGGCCTCTACCCGAGGACTTTGCCATGCGTGGGTTGATCTACTCAGAGGATTACTTCCCCAGCGATTGGTTcaagaataataaaattgacgaggatgagaagtATTTTGAGCTGGGGTCGATGGTGGAGGAGCGAAAGGACCGCATCTTGACTCTGGGGTGCAAGATTGCCGCTTCAGGATCCTGGCTCATTTGGAAGCCAGAGACACGCCAATTCTCGGTGCCGGCCAAGTACGATGTGGAGCTAGAGGATATCCTAGTTTGA